From the Halobacterium zhouii genome, the window GCTTTCTAGGTGACAACGAAGGAGCGTCAGTTGCCGCCAGCTTCAGTCGAGGTTTCCTGCCTGTTCTCGAAGGTAACTCTGCCAGAACGACTGACGCACAACCGCCACTGCCTGTAAACCGTTAAGTGCGGCGGCGAACCACTCCCAACACGCAATGAGTGACCTCCCGGACGAGTTCAACTGCACTATCACCAACTGGGAGTACATCTACGGCCTCTGCCGGGACGTCAGCGACCAGGTGAAGGCGTCCGAGTTCGAGCCGGACGTGGTCGTGGCGCTCGCGCGCGGCGGCTGGTTCGCGGGTCGCTGTCTCTGTGACTTCCTCGGTCTGGACGACCTCACGAGTCTGAAGATGGAACACTACGTCGGGACCGCCCAGAAGTCCGGCGATCCCGAGGTCCGGTATCCGATGCCGGAGGGCTCCGTCGAGGGGAAGGACGTCCTCATCATCGACGACATCGCGGACACCGGCGGGTCCATCGAGCGCGCTCACGAGTACGTGACCGACCGCGACGCCAACGACGTCCGCACGGCGACCCTCCAGTTGCTCCAGACGAGCGAGTTCGACCCGGAGTACGTCGGCGAGCAACTCGAGCAGTGGGCGTGGGTGGTCTACCCGTGGAACTTCATCGAGGACATGGTGGACCTCGTCTCCGGCGTGATGGAGACGGACGGCGACGGCCCGTACACGGAGGCCGAGCTCCGCCACCTGCTCGCGGAGTACCACGAGATAGAGCGCATCGAGATGGAGATCGCCCAGCCCGACCGCTTCGACGAGGTGCTCGAGGAGATGGTACGCCGGGACGTGCTCGTGCGGGCTGGCGACGACGAGTGGAAACTCCGCGTCGAATCGTAGGCAGTTCTCCCGTAGCGTTCACGCCACTGTATCCTCGAGCCGAGTCCTTTAGGTCGCTCCCGCGAGCACCAGTTGGTATGATCGGCTTCATCGGCGGGTCCGGTATCTACGAGGCGCTGCCACTGAACGACGTCCGAGAGGAGGACGTGTCGACGCCGTACGGCGACCCGAGCGCGCCCGTCACCGTCGGCGAGTTCGGCGATACTGGCACGGAGGTCGCGTTCCTGCCGCGCCACGGCCCCGACCACCAGCGCAGTCCGACGAACCTCCCGTACAGGGCGAACATCCACGCGCTCAAGCAACTGGGCGTCGAGCGCATCCTCGCGTCGAACGCAGTCGGCAGCCTCCGGGAGGACCTGCCGCCCCAGACGCTCGTCGTCCCCGACCAGATATTCGACCGGACGAAACACCGCGACTCCACGTTCTTCGGCGACGGCGTCGTCGTCCACCAGCCGTTCGCGGACCCGTACTGCCCGCACATGGTCGAGCACCTCCACGACGCCGCGAGCGAGGCGACGGACGCACAGACCCAGGAGGGCGGGACGTACGTCTGCATCGAGGGCCCGCAGTACTCGACGCGTGCGGAGTCGGAGTTCTACAAGGACCAGGGCTGGGACCTCGTCGGCATGACCGCGATTCCCGAGGCGAAACTCGCGCGCGAGGCCGAGATGTGTTATGCCACCGTCGCGGGCGTCACGGACTACGACGTCTGGAAGCAGGACAGCGAGGTCACCCTGGAGGAGGTTCTGGAGAACGCCGCGGCCAACGAGACGGCCATCAAGCGCACCGTCGAGCGCGCCATCGAGTCGATGCCCGAGGAACGCGACTGTGACTGCGGACACAGCCTCGAGGGCACGGTGAACACGCCGACCGAAGCCATCCCCGAGGAGACCCGCGAGCGCGTCGAGGTGTTCCTCGGCGACTACCTCTGACGGTCCCTCGGCAGGACGCCGGTTAGATACGAACGCCCGGACACAAAATGTAAATACCACTCGTCCGTGTGTGAGTACAAGCAATGGGGAAACACGCCGATGCCGAGGCGTTCTCGCGAAAGCTCGCGTCGCTGAAGCGAGACGGCTGTAACGTGCTCGTCGTCAGTGACGCGGCGGGCCGCGACGTGGCGTGTGAACGCCTGCTCGGCGCCCCGGAACTCGACCGGCGGCACGTCTTCCTCTCCACGTCGAGCGACGTGAACACGATTCTCGACCGGCACGCGCCGCGCCGCACCGACGCCAACTCCGTCGGCGTCATCGACGCAACTCCCGGCAGTTACACGCGCTCTGCAGCCGCCTCAGCGGCGAGTACCGACGTGGACACCGCCGGACCGACCGGCGGACTGGTCGACGAAGCGTGGTACGAGCGCATCGACGATGTCACCGACTTCGAGGCGCTGCTCGCGGCGTCCCGGGACGCACTCGACCGCGTCTCCACGGCGGCCGACACTGCCGGCGACGTTCGGTTCTGCCTCGACGGACTCGACCCGCTGTTCGACGCCGCCGCGCGCGCCGACGCCGACGAGCAGGCGCTGTTCCGCTTCCTGCACGCGGTCACGAGTCGCGTCCGCTCGGTCGACGGTATGGGCCACGTCCACGTCTCCGCGGACATCGACGACCGCCGACTCGCCACGTTCGAACCGCTGTTCGACGCCACCATCCGCGTCGAAACCGACGAGACCGGCACCGTCAGCCAGCGCTGGCGACTCCACGACTCGGAGTACGTCAGCGACTGGTTCGAACTGTAGCTCCTACTGCTCGTTTTCCGACTGAGCGCAATCCCAGCGCCAGCGTCTGTTCAGTCCGCGGTCGCCGGCGCCTCGGTCTCCTGGGGCGACGCGTCCCGAACCCACAGGTCGCCGAACAGGTCGTCCTGCTGGAGTCTGACCGCGCCGCGGTGCGCGAGAAACAGTAACGCGAGGAACGTCTCCACCAGCGAGCCGCCCGTCTGTGCTATCTCGTCGTACAGCACCTCTGTCCGCCCGCCGTCGTACTGCTCGTCGAGGGCCGCCTGGACGTCCGCGATGGTCTCCTCGATGTCCTCCTGGTGGGCGGTGCCGATCGCCTCGGCCTCGGTCGGTTCGTCGTCCATCCGGAAGTCGTCGCCCGTGCGGTAGTCGAGTTCCTGGACGCCGCGCCGGAACCCCTGCGGGGACTCGGAGGTGTCGTACGTCCGAGACTCCTTCCACCACGACGAGCGCTCGGCGTCCCGCAGGTCCCGCACCAGTTCGTCCAGCGTCTCCGGACTCCCGCGGGCGTGCTTGCGCTCGAGGCGCCGGTCCATCTCGGCCTCCAGCGCGTCCACGGGGTCGAACGCGGGCGCGCCGCCCTCCTCGGCGGGCGGCGCCTCCCACGGCGGCAGGTCCTCCTCTGCCTCGGGTTCCTCCTCGTCGTCGTCCTCGAGGAGCGCGTCACTCTTCATGCGCAACAGCACGCTCGCGTAGAACAGCGCCCGCCCCGACGTCCGTAGGTCCCGCTCGTCGAGCGCGTCCAGGAACGTGTCCGTCACCGCAACGATGTCGATGTCCCAGGGCTCGATTTCGCCGTCCTTCGCCAGTTGCACGAGCAACTCCACGGGTTCGACCTCGTCGTCCTCCGGGTCCGGTTCGGGGTCTGCGGGCGACTCCTCGAGCAGTTCTTCCGCGTCCGAAATCGGCGAATCGCGGTCTGCCTCCTCAGATTTCTCGCCGCCGCCGTCGGTTACGTCGCTCTCGGACGGCTTCTCGCGGTCCTCGTGGCCCGCGATGTCGAGTGGAATCTCCTCGCCGCCGTCCGCCCGGAGTTCGTCACCCGACGAATGGTCAATCATCTGCGACTGCCCCCTGCGACGACAGGTCGATGCCCGTCACGACGCTGTAGTTGTCGTCCTGCATCGTCACGCCGATGGCGCGCTCCGAACGGTCGAGCATCGCGGAGCGGTGGCTCACTACGACGAACTGCGCGTCGCCAGCGAGCTCGTCCACCATCTCGCCGACGCGGTCGGCGTTCACGGCGTCGAGGAACGCGTCCACCTCGTCGAGCGCGTAGAACGGCGCGGGGTTGTGCCGCTGGATGGCGAAGATGAACGCGAGCGCGGTGAGGGACTTCTCCCCGCCGCTCATCGCCTCCAGGCGCTGGACGGGCTTGTCCGCCGGCTGGGCCTTCATCGTCAGGCCGCCCTCGAAGGGGTCCTCGGGGTCCTCGAGTTCGAGCTCCCCCGTCCCCGCCGAGAGCCGCGAGAAGATGTCCTGGAACTGCTCGTTGATGGCGTCGAAGGCTTCCATGAACGTCTCCTTCTTCTGCTGGTCGAACGACTCGATGCGTTCCCGGATGCCGTCGGCCTCCTCCTCTAAGGTCGCCCGCTTTTCCTCCAGGTCCTCGAGTTCGTCCTCGACCTCGTCGTACTCGTCGATGGCGAGCATGTTCACGGGTTCGAGGGCCTCCATCCGGGATTCGAGGCGTTCGACGTTCTCCTCGACCTCCTCGAGGTCCGGAATCTCCTCGGCGTCGTACTCCCCGACCGCCTCCTCGAGGTCCTCTATCTCGCTCGCGAGTCGCTCCTCGGCCTTCCGCAGACCGTCCAGTCGGCTCTGTACCTTCTCGACTTGCTGAGCCTGCTCGTCGCGGGCGGACTTCGCCTCCTTCAAGTCCTCGCGTTGGTCCTCGCGTTCGGCTTTGAGGTCCGCGAGTTCCTCCTCGAGTTCTGCGACCGCCGCCTCCTTCTCCTCGAGGGAGTCCTCCTTGTCCTCGATCTGCTCCTCGAGTTCGGCGATACGTTCCTCCTGGGCGGCCTTCTGGTTCTGTGCGTCCTCGATGTCGTCGTGGAGGTCCTCGACCGCGTCCTCGGCGTACTCCTTCTCCAGGCTCAAACTGTTGAGCTTCCCGTCGAGGTCGTCCACGCGGTCCTCCATGTCGTCGATCTCGTCCTCGATGGCCTCCTTTTCCTCGGTGAGGTCGGGAATCTTCGAATCCGCGAGCTCCGCCTCTAACTCCTCGATCTCGTCCTCGACCTCCGCGACGACCTCCTTCTGCTCGGCGATGTCGGCGTCGAGGGACTGCATCCGCTCGTCGACCTCCTCGCGCTCCGTCTCGAGTTCCTCGATGCGGGCCTCCAGGTCGTCGATCTCGTCCTCGACCTCCTCGCGTTCGCCCTCGGCCTGCTCGACGTCGTTCTGGATGGAACGCACCTGGTCGGTGGCGTCCTGCATCCGGTCGCGGGCGTCGTCGAGTCGGCTCTCGATGTCCCGCACGTCACTGCGAATGTCCGCGCGCTCGTCCTCGAGGCGCTGGATGCGCTCGGCGACGCGCTCCAACTGGCCCTTCCCGGACTTCGAGAAGGAGTACCGCGACCCGGAGCGACTGCCGCCAGTCATCGCGCCGGACTTCTCGACGAGTTCGCCCTCCAGGGTCACGAGACGGTAGTCGCCCATCAGGTCGCGGGCCGTCTCCATGTCCTCCACGACGAGCGTGTCCCCGAGCACGTACGAGAACACGCCAGCGTACTGCTGGTCGAAGTCCACTAGATTGACCGCGAAGTCCACTACGCCCGGCATACTCGGCGTGCTCCCGACGGAGCGATTCTGCATCTCCGTGAGCGGCAGGAACGTCGCACGGCCCGCGTTCCGCTGCTTCAAGTACTCGATGCAGGTCTGGCCGACCCCGTCGTCGTCCACCACGACGTGGGCCATCCGGCCGCCCGCCGCCGTCTCACACGCCGTCGCGTACTGCTCGGAGACGCCGCCCAGTTGGCCGACGGTGCCGTGGACGCCGTCCTGATCGCTGTTCAGTATCGTCGTCACCGCCTTCCCGTAGGAACTGTCCCCGGACTGGTCGGCCTGGGCCTCCAGGCGCGCGTACTCCTCCTGGGCCGCCGAGAGGTCGTCCTCCACGTCGTCCAGGTCCTCGTTTCGCTCGCGCTTCTCCGCTTTCAGGTCCTCGACGACGTCCGCGATCTGCTCGCGGTTCTTCCGGGCCTTCTCCAGTTCGTCCTCGAGGTCGTCGAGCGTCGCGTCGATCTCGGGGAGTCGCTCTTTGGCCGCCTCGAGGTCCTCCTTGGCCTCGCTCACCGCATTCGAGCGGCGATTCGCCTCGTCGAGCAACCGGTCTTTCTCGCGCTGGAGCTCGTTGCGCTCGCTCTTGGCCGCCTCAAGTTCCTCCTTTCGCTCCTGGAGGTCGGCCTTGAGTTCGTCGAACTCCGTGTCCACGGACTCGATCTCCTCCTCGATCTCAGCGACCTCCGCATCCTTGGACTGTATCTCCGCGGTGACACTCGACTTCTCGACTTTCAGATCGCGGATGTCGTCCTCGAAGTCCTCGATCTGCTCTTGTTTCCGGTCGATCTCCACGAACGCCTGCCGGCGCTCGCTCTCGGCGTCCTCGATCTTCTCCTCGGCGTCCGAGACCTTGTCCTCGAGCCGCGAGATGTCGCCCTTGATCTCCTCCATCTCGCGCTTGATGGCGAGTTGTTCGTCCTCGCCCTTGCGCTCGATCTCCGCGTTCAGGTCCTCCAGGTCCTCCTCGAGACGGAGCACCACGCCACGCCGGTCGTCGAGTTCGTCCTGCAGTTCCGCGAGTTCGTCCTCGCGGCGCTCGGCGTCCTCGCGCGTGGACTCGAGGTCCTCGCGCTTCTCCTCGAGTTCCGCGGCTTTCGCGTACCCCTCGTACTCCTGTTTCTCGTCGCGGAGTTCCTTGTACTCGAGCGCCGTCTGGCGTTCGTCCTCGAGCTGGTCGAGGCGTTCGCGTTTCTCCTCGATGTGGAGGTCGGCCTCCCCGATGCGGTCCTGGACGACCTCGAGTTCCTCGTAGGCGTCGGCCTTCTTCGCGTCGAACTCCGCGACGCCCGCGATCTCGTCGATGATCTCGCGGCGCTCGCCCGCCGTCATGCTGGTGATGCCGGTGACGTCGCCCTGCATCACGACGTTGTACCCCTCGGGCGCGACGCCAGCCTGCGCGAGCAGGTCCTGGATGTCCGAGAGGTTCACCGAGCGGCCGTTCAGGTAGTAGTAGGAGTAGTAGTTGTCCTCGGTGCGTTTCACGCGGCGCTTCACGGTGATGGTGTCGACCTCGCCGATCTTCTCGGAGTCCGCCGCCGACACCACCTGCTGGCGGGTCAGCGTGCGCTCCTCGTTGTTCAACACGACCTCGACGCTGGCCTCGTTCGGGCCGGCGTTCTCCTCGCCGTCCTCGTGGGAGGGGTTGTAGATGAGGTCGGTGAGCTTCTCCGCACGGATGCCACTGGTCCGCGCGAGGCCGAGCGCGAACAGCACGGCGTCGATGATGTTCGACTTCCCGGAGCCGTTCGGCCCGCTGATCGTGGTGAAATCCTCGTAGAACGGAATCCGAGTGGTCCGACCGAAGCTCTTGAAGTTCTCGAGAACTATTTCGTCGATGTACATTGGGGTCCAGGGCGGCCCTCAGGCGACGATGATGTCGTCGAGGTCCGACTCCTCGGTGTCGCTCGAATCCTCGCCCTCCGCGGATTTAGGCGCT encodes:
- a CDS encoding phosphoribosyltransferase codes for the protein MSDLPDEFNCTITNWEYIYGLCRDVSDQVKASEFEPDVVVALARGGWFAGRCLCDFLGLDDLTSLKMEHYVGTAQKSGDPEVRYPMPEGSVEGKDVLIIDDIADTGGSIERAHEYVTDRDANDVRTATLQLLQTSEFDPEYVGEQLEQWAWVVYPWNFIEDMVDLVSGVMETDGDGPYTEAELRHLLAEYHEIERIEMEIAQPDRFDEVLEEMVRRDVLVRAGDDEWKLRVES
- the mtnP gene encoding S-methyl-5'-thioadenosine phosphorylase, producing MIGFIGGSGIYEALPLNDVREEDVSTPYGDPSAPVTVGEFGDTGTEVAFLPRHGPDHQRSPTNLPYRANIHALKQLGVERILASNAVGSLREDLPPQTLVVPDQIFDRTKHRDSTFFGDGVVVHQPFADPYCPHMVEHLHDAASEATDAQTQEGGTYVCIEGPQYSTRAESEFYKDQGWDLVGMTAIPEAKLAREAEMCYATVAGVTDYDVWKQDSEVTLEEVLENAAANETAIKRTVERAIESMPEERDCDCGHSLEGTVNTPTEAIPEETRERVEVFLGDYL
- a CDS encoding DUF7504 family protein; this encodes MGKHADAEAFSRKLASLKRDGCNVLVVSDAAGRDVACERLLGAPELDRRHVFLSTSSDVNTILDRHAPRRTDANSVGVIDATPGSYTRSAAASAASTDVDTAGPTGGLVDEAWYERIDDVTDFEALLAASRDALDRVSTAADTAGDVRFCLDGLDPLFDAAARADADEQALFRFLHAVTSRVRSVDGMGHVHVSADIDDRRLATFEPLFDATIRVETDETGTVSQRWRLHDSEYVSDWFEL
- the smc gene encoding chromosome segregation protein SMC, giving the protein MYIDEIVLENFKSFGRTTRIPFYEDFTTISGPNGSGKSNIIDAVLFALGLARTSGIRAEKLTDLIYNPSHEDGEENAGPNEASVEVVLNNEERTLTRQQVVSAADSEKIGEVDTITVKRRVKRTEDNYYSYYYLNGRSVNLSDIQDLLAQAGVAPEGYNVVMQGDVTGITSMTAGERREIIDEIAGVAEFDAKKADAYEELEVVQDRIGEADLHIEEKRERLDQLEDERQTALEYKELRDEKQEYEGYAKAAELEEKREDLESTREDAERREDELAELQDELDDRRGVVLRLEEDLEDLNAEIERKGEDEQLAIKREMEEIKGDISRLEDKVSDAEEKIEDAESERRQAFVEIDRKQEQIEDFEDDIRDLKVEKSSVTAEIQSKDAEVAEIEEEIESVDTEFDELKADLQERKEELEAAKSERNELQREKDRLLDEANRRSNAVSEAKEDLEAAKERLPEIDATLDDLEDELEKARKNREQIADVVEDLKAEKRERNEDLDDVEDDLSAAQEEYARLEAQADQSGDSSYGKAVTTILNSDQDGVHGTVGQLGGVSEQYATACETAAGGRMAHVVVDDDGVGQTCIEYLKQRNAGRATFLPLTEMQNRSVGSTPSMPGVVDFAVNLVDFDQQYAGVFSYVLGDTLVVEDMETARDLMGDYRLVTLEGELVEKSGAMTGGSRSGSRYSFSKSGKGQLERVAERIQRLEDERADIRSDVRDIESRLDDARDRMQDATDQVRSIQNDVEQAEGEREEVEDEIDDLEARIEELETEREEVDERMQSLDADIAEQKEVVAEVEDEIEELEAELADSKIPDLTEEKEAIEDEIDDMEDRVDDLDGKLNSLSLEKEYAEDAVEDLHDDIEDAQNQKAAQEERIAELEEQIEDKEDSLEEKEAAVAELEEELADLKAEREDQREDLKEAKSARDEQAQQVEKVQSRLDGLRKAEERLASEIEDLEEAVGEYDAEEIPDLEEVEENVERLESRMEALEPVNMLAIDEYDEVEDELEDLEEKRATLEEEADGIRERIESFDQQKKETFMEAFDAINEQFQDIFSRLSAGTGELELEDPEDPFEGGLTMKAQPADKPVQRLEAMSGGEKSLTALAFIFAIQRHNPAPFYALDEVDAFLDAVNADRVGEMVDELAGDAQFVVVSHRSAMLDRSERAIGVTMQDDNYSVVTGIDLSSQGAVADD
- a CDS encoding segregation and condensation protein A, whose protein sequence is MIDHSSGDELRADGGEEIPLDIAGHEDREKPSESDVTDGGGEKSEEADRDSPISDAEELLEESPADPEPDPEDDEVEPVELLVQLAKDGEIEPWDIDIVAVTDTFLDALDERDLRTSGRALFYASVLLRMKSDALLEDDDEEEPEAEEDLPPWEAPPAEEGGAPAFDPVDALEAEMDRRLERKHARGSPETLDELVRDLRDAERSSWWKESRTYDTSESPQGFRRGVQELDYRTGDDFRMDDEPTEAEAIGTAHQEDIEETIADVQAALDEQYDGGRTEVLYDEIAQTGGSLVETFLALLFLAHRGAVRLQQDDLFGDLWVRDASPQETEAPATAD